The Euphorbia lathyris chromosome 3, ddEupLath1.1, whole genome shotgun sequence genome contains a region encoding:
- the LOC136222408 gene encoding arginine decarboxylase produces the protein MPALACCVDAAVAPPGYAFHAGDSSLLSPVVPFSGVPPAPVSATTTTVENCPPSHWSPSLSSSLYKVDGWGAPYFAVNSSGNIAVRPHGADTLGHQEIDLLKIVKKVSDPKSVGGLGLQLPLIVRLPDILKNRLESLQSAFNFAIQSHGYEAHYQGVYPVKCNQDRFVVEDIVKFGSPFRFGLEAGSKPELLLAMSCLCKGNPDALLVCNGFKDAEYISLALLARKLALNTVIVLEQEDELDLVITLSRKMSIRPVIGLRAKLRTKHSGHFGSTSGEKGKFGLNTTQILRVVKKLQGEGMLDCLQLLHFHIGSQIPSTDLLADGVGEAAQIYSELVRLGAHMQVIDIGGGLGIDYDGSKSGNSDLSVGYGLEEYALAVVQAVKFVCDRKNIKHPVICSESGRAIVSHHSILVFEAMSASMSPTPSFNNAGFQYLNEGLTEDALSDYQNLSSAAMRGDYETCFLYADQLKQRCVDQFKEGTINMEQLAAVDGLCELVGKEIGLSEPSRIYHVNLSVFTSIPDLWGIGQLFPIVPIHRLDERPSARGILSDLTCDSDGKIDKFIGGESFLPLHEIEGGRRYYLGMFLGGAYEEALGGVHNLFGGPSVVRVSQSDGPHSFAVTRAMPGPSCGDVLRVMQHEPELMFQTLKHRAEEFCHHDEDSDDADSDSGMGNSALASSLARSFHNMPYLMANSCSLTALNNGGFYYCNEDAADSAAGDEEQWSYCCA, from the coding sequence ATGCCGGCCCTGGCTTGTTGCGTAGATGCTGCCGTTGCGCCTCCCGGCTACGCTTTTCATGCCGGGGATAGCTCCCTTCTGTCGCCGGTCGTTCCATTTTCCGGCGTACCTCCGGCACCAGTTTCCGCCACCACCACCACTGTGGAAAACTGTCCTCCTTCCCATTGGTCACCGTCCCTATCCTCTTCCCTTTACAAGGTCGATGGATGGGGCGCTCCTTATTTTGCTGTCAACTCCTCCGGGAACATCGCCGTCCGTCCTCATGGAGCGGACACTCTGGGCCACCAGGAAATCGATCTTTTGAAAATCGTGAAAAAAGTTTCGGATCCGAAATCCGTTGGTGGTCTTGGCTTGCAGCTGCCTCTTATCGTTCGCTTGCCTGACATTCTCAAGAACCGGCTCGAGTCTCTGCAATCAGCCTTCAATTTCGCCATTCAGTCTCATGGCTATGAGGCTCACTACCAAGGTGTTTATCCGGTTAAATGTAACCAGGACCGTTTTGTTGTTGAAGATATTGTCAAATTCGGATCTCCATTCCGGTTCGGGTTGGAGGCCGGGTCAAAACCGGAGCTTCTTTTGGCTATGAGCTGTTTGTGCAAAGGAAATCCAGATGCTCTCCTTGTTTGTAATGGATTCAAAGATGCAGAGTACATTTCACTGGCGTTGCTCGCTAGAAAACTGGCATTGAACACAGTGATTGTGCTTGAGCAAGAAGATGAGCTTGATTTGGTTATTACTTTGAGCAGGAAAATGTCTATTAGACCTGTGATTGGGTTACGAGCCAAGCTGAGAACAAAACATTCAGGCCATTTCGGTTCCACCTCAGGCGAGAAAGGGAAATTCGGGTTGAACACGACCCAGATTTTACGGGTTGTGAAGAAACTTCAGGGAGAAGGAATGCTCGACTGCCTTCAATTGTTGCATTTTCATATTGGATCTCAGATTCCTTCTACTGACTTACTTGCTGATGGCGTGGGTGAGGCTGCCCAGATTTATTCTGAATTAGTCCGCCTCGGTGCTCACATGCAAGTCATCGATATTGGAGGTGGATTGGGAATCGATTATGACGGATCCAAATCTGGTAATTCAGATCTTTCTGTGGGATATGGGCTTGAAGAGTATGCCTTGGCTGTTGTCCAAGCAGTTAAGTTTGTCTGTGACCGCAAGAACATTAAGCACCCTGTGATTTGCAGCGAGAGTGGCCGGGCAATTGTTTCTCACCACTCAATTTTGGTGTTTGAAGCAATGTCTGCGAGCATGTCTCCTACACCATCATTTAATAACGCTGGATTTCAGTATCTTAATGAAGGGCTTACAGAGGATGCTCTTTCAGATTACCAGAATTTATCAAGTGCAGCAATGAGAGGTGACTATGAAACCTGCTTTCTTTATGCAGACCAATTGAAACAAAGATGTGTTGATCAATTCAAAGAAGGTACTATTAATATGGAACAGTTAGCTGCTGTTGATGGGTTGTGTGAATTGGTTGGTAAAGAAATTGGATTATCAGAGCCAAGTCGCATATACCATGTCAATTTATCTGTTTTTACATCAATTCCTGATTTATGGGGGATAGGGCAGCTGTTTCCAATTGTTCCAATCCATAGACTTGATGAGAGGCCATCGGCGAGAGGGATTTTATCTGATTTGACATGTGACAGTGATGGGAAGATCGATAAGTTCATAGGCGGTGAGTCCTTTTTGCCGCTTCATGAGATTGAAGGTGGTAGGCGGTACTATTTGGGGATGTTTTTGGGCGGGGCTTACGAGGAGGCGCTCGGTGGAGTTCACAACTTGTTTGGTGGCCCTAGCGTTGTGCGAGTTTCGCAGAGTGATGGACCTCACAGCTTTGCGGTGACTCGGGCCATGCCTGGTCCATCTTGTGGTGATGTCCTCCGGGTTATGCAGCACGAGCCTGAGCTCATGTTCCAGACTCTCAAGCATCGGGCTGAAGAATTTTGCCATCATGATGAAGACAGTGATGATGCAGATAGTGACAGTGGTATGGGGAATTCTGCTTTAGCCAGCAGCCTTGCTCGCTCCTTTCACAACATGCCATATTTAATGGCTAATTCATGCTCATTGACTGCTCTGAATAATGGTGGTTTCTACTATTGCAATGAGGATGCTGCTGATTCTGCTGCTGGTGATGAAGAGCAGTGGTCCTATTGCTGTGCTTGA